Proteins co-encoded in one Daphnia carinata strain CSIRO-1 chromosome 3, CSIRO_AGI_Dcar_HiC_V3, whole genome shotgun sequence genomic window:
- the LOC130693512 gene encoding cationic amino acid transporter 2-like isoform X1, whose protein sequence is MIFKVKLSRLLRKRPLDVNYLQRPNPASIPYSRTLINAVLQTGNPSLVVGYFVVFSYSALLAPSTLLAAVFVASIASLLSELCRYEFLTCRRNTSACPYICTYQIMGEFAAHLYGWTQVLSRAAVAALVARGIGSVLVLVFGKHLLQHNFYFVNEDSFGIIAQLIVSLFVLLGLKMTAPFAVAIKLFIVMAILLFMSQIASFTVPEIDTQHHHPPSTDESSTEELLIAAGLLSMTFKPENKETHILSKSSLMSAFLGIQYCSTLFIFVIMSILHCFLPPNILNHIKSGSPLLEVLMSLATGPHWSTAIFSCCCILVGSLSLVEGIQDSKRQINKMSSDGLIWKQLATNAKWPLIVHCVISIGLQMTISTLNLVFILAFVHLGLDSILGVVVTFRRYCSYSTSRHLAALQGYKNGTSKKRHLLRRGGYDVVDPSPVEQSRAEESDSDETDIDAAVDDYKTQMYVATVMEWNGSEVSNTPERSEVGGSRTSVRVPYLLLAVSITIVVMSVAMRWILSDLNWFSVSITASSFVIYNVLLFIIWTHPQRLTSSNPTLKVPCVPWIPIGSTLFHSIMLFQLPALAWIVSLVWILSGITTYFGYSYRTSRLNFKLQDSSSDGGGKPGDLSSRKKNNPAHKLRILPETMINLNVTSSSIAVYPQPYYKI, encoded by the exons atgattttcaaagTGAAACTTTCGCGTTTGCTTCGAAAACGACCGTTGGACGTCAATTATTTACAGCGACCGAATCCAGCATCAATTCCATACTCACGAACACTTATTAACGCTGTGCTGCAGACGGGCAATCCATCTTTAGTCGTAGGATATTTCGTCGTGTTTTCATACTCAGCTCTGCTTGCTCCATCCACTCTTTTGGCAGCTGTATTTGTCGCTTCTATCGCTTCACTACTTTCAG AACTATGTCGATATGAGTTTCTGACCTGCCGTCGTAATACCTCAGCCTGCCCATACATTTGCACTTATCAGATTATGGGCGAATTCGCTGCCCATTTGTATGGCTGGACTCAGGTGTTGAGTAGAGCAGCTGTAGCTGCTCTGGTGGCCCGTGGAATCGGATCTGTTCTAGTCCTTGTGTTTGGCAAGCATTTGCTCCAACATAATTTCTATTTCGTCAACGAAGATTCCTTTGGAATAATAGCCCAACTGATTGTCTCCTTGTTTGTCCTTCTCGGCCTAAAG ATGACTGCACCATTTGCTGTAGCCATCAAGCTATTCATTGTGATGGCCATTTTGCTCTTCATGTCCCAGATTGCAAGTTTCACTGTTCCAGAGATAGACACACAGCATCATCATCCACCATCGACCGAT GAATCTTCAACAGAAGAATTACTAATAGCTGCTGGATTATTAAGTATGACGTTTAAGCCCGAAAACAAGGAAACTCACATCCTGTCGAAATCATCATTGATGTCGGCTTTTTTGGGAATTCAATATTGTTCCACGCTGTTCATCTTCGTCATCATGTCTATACTTCACTGCTTCCTACCTCCAAA caTTTTAAACCACATCAAGAGCGGCTCGCCTTTGTTGGAGGTTTTAATGTCGTTGGCAACGGGTCCTCATTGGTCAACCGCCATCTTCTCATGCTGTTGTATACTAGTCGGCTCTTTATCGCTAGTCGAGGGGATTCAAGATTCCAAACGTCAAATCAATAAAATGTCTTCGGATGGATTGATTTGGAAACAGCTGGCCACCAACGCGAAATGGCCATTGATTGTTCATTGCGTCATATCCATTGGGCTGCAGATGACCATCTCGACGTTGAACCTCGTCTTCATCCTTGCCTTCGTTCACCTTGGACTCGATTCCATTCTGGGCGTGGTGGTCACATTCAGACGGTACTGCAGTTACTCGACGTCACGTCATTTGGCAGCATTGCAAGGCTATAAAAACGGTACGTCCAAGAAACGTCATTTACTGCGTCGAGGAGGCTACGACGTCGTCGATCCAAGTCCGGTGGAGCAATCACGAGCCGAGGAATCCGATTCGGATGAAACTGATATCGATGCTGCTGTCGATGATTACAAAACTCAAATGTACGTCGCTACTGTGATGGAATGGAACGGTTCCGAAGTATCCAATACTCCCGAAAGGTCAGAAGTCGGAGGAAGCAGGACATCCGTCAGAGTTCCGTACTTACTTTTGGCCGTGTCCATCACTATTGTCGTCATGTCGGTAGCAATGCGATGGATATTAAGCGATCTCAACTGGTTCTCCGTGTCCATCACTGCCTCCTCGTTCGTCATCTACAACGTCTTGCTGTTCATCATCTGGACCCATCCGCAAAGACTGACAAGTAGCAATCCAACGCTCAAGGTGCCTTGCGTTCCATGGATTCCGATCGGATCCACCCTGTTTCACAGCATCATGTTATTTCAATTACCCGCACTAGCGTGGATTGTTTCATTAGTGTGGATACTTTCAG GAATCACGACTTATTTCGGTTACAGCTATCGAACCAGTCGTCTCAATTTCAAGTTGCAAGATTCCAGCAGCGACGGCGGTGGCAAACCTGGTGACTTGTCAAgtcgaaaaaagaataatccAGCACACAAATTACGGATTCTACCTGAAACGATGATCAATCTCAATGTGACGTCGAGCAGCATCGCCGTCTATCCTCAACCCTATtacaaaatttaa
- the LOC130693537 gene encoding probable serine hydrolase, which produces MAEERLTFTEELHIPTPWGYLAAKVWGPDNGVPVLALHGWQDNAGSFDTLAPLLPANIRLVCLEFCGHGLSSHYPTGMFLNYYDHVYHVKLVIDFFKWKKVSILAHSMGAITAIFFVSMYPELVDKFISLDAVKQLSSSAEYLPARMKSILNHFQEVCQRLEQGPLSTVSYEEARDRIVKNYGGSIDEKDADVLLIRGLRKVKEDSDEYEFTRDLRSTIRPYIFNDFTTEQLKAVARGIVCPFLLIKAKNTSVFEPKELYREFYDLYRDASEDFRYVEVDGKHHVHLSHPELVAPIIINFLFPTKSKL; this is translated from the exons ATGGCTGAAGAAAGGCTCACATTTACAGAGGAATTGCACATTCCAACACCTTGGGGATATCTTGCAG CTAAGGTATGGGGCCCCGACAATGGCGTTCCAGTCTTGGCTCTTCATGGATGGCAAGATAATGCTGGATCTTTTGACACACTTGCTCCTCTGTTGCCTGCCAATATACGGCTGGTGTGCCTAGAGTTCTGTG GGCATGGTCTCTCATCACACTATCCAACAGGAATGTTCCTGAACTACTATGATCATGTTTACCATGTCAAATTGGTGATTGACTTCTTTAAGTGGAAAAAGGTGTCAATCTTGGCCCACAG CATGGGGGCAATTACTGCCATCTTCTTTGTATCCATGTACCCAGAGTTAGTGGATAAGTTTATCAGCCTCGATGCAGTTAAACAACTTTCATCGTCTGCCGAATACTTACCAGCTCGTATGAAGAGTATTTTAAACCATTTCCAAGAAGTGTGTCAAAGACTTGAGCAAGGACCGCTATCGACTGTGTCATACGAGGAGGCTCGCGACAGAATCGTTAAAAATTACGGTGGATCAATTGACGAGAAAGATGCTGACGTCCTCCTTATTCGCGGCTTGCGTAAAGTTAAAGAGGATAGCGATGAATACGAGTTCACTCGCGATTTGCGTTCCACCATTCGTCCTTATATTTTCAATGACTTTACCACCGAACAGCTCAAAGCCGTGGCACGAGGTATCGTCTGTCCATTTTTGCTtattaaagcaaaaaacaCCTCCGTGTTTGAACCAAAAGAACTGTACCGTGAGTTTTACGACCTTTACCGCGATGCGAGCGAAGATTTTCGTTACGTTGAAGTAGATGGTAAACATCATGTCCATCTATCTCACCCAGAGTTAGTTGCGCCCATCATTattaattttctatttccaaCAAAATCTAAACTATGA
- the LOC130693512 gene encoding high affinity cationic amino acid transporter 1-like isoform X2 — MGEFAAHLYGWTQVLSRAAVAALVARGIGSVLVLVFGKHLLQHNFYFVNEDSFGIIAQLIVSLFVLLGLKMTAPFAVAIKLFIVMAILLFMSQIASFTVPEIDTQHHHPPSTDESSTEELLIAAGLLSMTFKPENKETHILSKSSLMSAFLGIQYCSTLFIFVIMSILHCFLPPNILNHIKSGSPLLEVLMSLATGPHWSTAIFSCCCILVGSLSLVEGIQDSKRQINKMSSDGLIWKQLATNAKWPLIVHCVISIGLQMTISTLNLVFILAFVHLGLDSILGVVVTFRRYCSYSTSRHLAALQGYKNGTSKKRHLLRRGGYDVVDPSPVEQSRAEESDSDETDIDAAVDDYKTQMYVATVMEWNGSEVSNTPERSEVGGSRTSVRVPYLLLAVSITIVVMSVAMRWILSDLNWFSVSITASSFVIYNVLLFIIWTHPQRLTSSNPTLKVPCVPWIPIGSTLFHSIMLFQLPALAWIVSLVWILSGITTYFGYSYRTSRLNFKLQDSSSDGGGKPGDLSSRKKNNPAHKLRILPETMINLNVTSSSIAVYPQPYYKI, encoded by the exons ATGGGCGAATTCGCTGCCCATTTGTATGGCTGGACTCAGGTGTTGAGTAGAGCAGCTGTAGCTGCTCTGGTGGCCCGTGGAATCGGATCTGTTCTAGTCCTTGTGTTTGGCAAGCATTTGCTCCAACATAATTTCTATTTCGTCAACGAAGATTCCTTTGGAATAATAGCCCAACTGATTGTCTCCTTGTTTGTCCTTCTCGGCCTAAAG ATGACTGCACCATTTGCTGTAGCCATCAAGCTATTCATTGTGATGGCCATTTTGCTCTTCATGTCCCAGATTGCAAGTTTCACTGTTCCAGAGATAGACACACAGCATCATCATCCACCATCGACCGAT GAATCTTCAACAGAAGAATTACTAATAGCTGCTGGATTATTAAGTATGACGTTTAAGCCCGAAAACAAGGAAACTCACATCCTGTCGAAATCATCATTGATGTCGGCTTTTTTGGGAATTCAATATTGTTCCACGCTGTTCATCTTCGTCATCATGTCTATACTTCACTGCTTCCTACCTCCAAA caTTTTAAACCACATCAAGAGCGGCTCGCCTTTGTTGGAGGTTTTAATGTCGTTGGCAACGGGTCCTCATTGGTCAACCGCCATCTTCTCATGCTGTTGTATACTAGTCGGCTCTTTATCGCTAGTCGAGGGGATTCAAGATTCCAAACGTCAAATCAATAAAATGTCTTCGGATGGATTGATTTGGAAACAGCTGGCCACCAACGCGAAATGGCCATTGATTGTTCATTGCGTCATATCCATTGGGCTGCAGATGACCATCTCGACGTTGAACCTCGTCTTCATCCTTGCCTTCGTTCACCTTGGACTCGATTCCATTCTGGGCGTGGTGGTCACATTCAGACGGTACTGCAGTTACTCGACGTCACGTCATTTGGCAGCATTGCAAGGCTATAAAAACGGTACGTCCAAGAAACGTCATTTACTGCGTCGAGGAGGCTACGACGTCGTCGATCCAAGTCCGGTGGAGCAATCACGAGCCGAGGAATCCGATTCGGATGAAACTGATATCGATGCTGCTGTCGATGATTACAAAACTCAAATGTACGTCGCTACTGTGATGGAATGGAACGGTTCCGAAGTATCCAATACTCCCGAAAGGTCAGAAGTCGGAGGAAGCAGGACATCCGTCAGAGTTCCGTACTTACTTTTGGCCGTGTCCATCACTATTGTCGTCATGTCGGTAGCAATGCGATGGATATTAAGCGATCTCAACTGGTTCTCCGTGTCCATCACTGCCTCCTCGTTCGTCATCTACAACGTCTTGCTGTTCATCATCTGGACCCATCCGCAAAGACTGACAAGTAGCAATCCAACGCTCAAGGTGCCTTGCGTTCCATGGATTCCGATCGGATCCACCCTGTTTCACAGCATCATGTTATTTCAATTACCCGCACTAGCGTGGATTGTTTCATTAGTGTGGATACTTTCAG GAATCACGACTTATTTCGGTTACAGCTATCGAACCAGTCGTCTCAATTTCAAGTTGCAAGATTCCAGCAGCGACGGCGGTGGCAAACCTGGTGACTTGTCAAgtcgaaaaaagaataatccAGCACACAAATTACGGATTCTACCTGAAACGATGATCAATCTCAATGTGACGTCGAGCAGCATCGCCGTCTATCCTCAACCCTATtacaaaatttaa
- the LOC130693559 gene encoding uncharacterized protein LOC130693559 — translation MLFPDLTFWNLAGHSMQYLPFSGLWHVLAPVLTFMEKLLHVLRRDRRTFIMFSLFASRGKYLFTLQEDDGGESLREIILSFHLSVLKVPELMRPDGKSTYLSKFFLLIKNHDFMLPEAVFIVRHVYNVH, via the exons ATGTTGTTTCCCGATTTGACGTTCTGGAATCTAGCGG GCCATAGCATGCAATATTTGCCCTTCAGCGGTTTATGGCATGTACTAGCACCTGTGTTGACGTTTATGGAAAAGCTGTTGCACGTACTGAGGCGTGACAGACGCACTTTTAttatgttttctctttttgcatCGAGGGGGAAGTACCTTTTCACTTTACAGGAG GACGACGGCGGAGAAAGTTTGAGAGAAATCATCCTTTCGTTTCACTTATCGGTTTTAAAAGTGCCGGAACTGATGCGACCCGATGGAAAATCCACATACTTGAGCAAGTTTTTTCTACTCATTAAAAACCACG acTTTATGTTGCCTGAAGCCGTCTTCATTGTCCGGCATGTTTATAACGTGCATTGA
- the LOC130693535 gene encoding probable serine hydrolase, with amino-acid sequence MNVVGMKSITAALVKSQQLEFKCDVQIPVPWGHMSAKVWGPDHGIPVLAVHGLMDNAGSYDTLAPLLPANIHLVCLELCGHGYSSSYPPGVVLHYFDHAYHVKLVVDYFKWDKVVLLGHSIGAITLFLFASLFPENVSRMISLDLVKPFSVSVKKLPVIMRGIITQMQGFSEVGPPLTVQYKEARQSIVDNYKGSVDEKAADILLVRSLKKKADAEDAYELPNDLRILVRTLTLSEEQIKVLVTNIRCPLLIIRATNGLKNFTEDVLKEYLNIYKSSSADFRIVNVAGSHHVHLTHPERVAPHIREFLLPLTSLRTSKL; translated from the exons ATGAATGTTGTTGGAATGAAATCAATTACAGCTGCCCTAGTGAAAAGCCAACAGTTAGAATTCAAATGCGACGTACAAATTCCGGTTCCATGGGGACATATGTCAG CAAAAGTCTGGGGACCTGACCATGGAATACCTGTTCTAGCGGTTCATGGACTGATGGACAATGCAGGATCATATGACACATTAGCTCCTCTTTTACCTGCAAACATACATCTTGTTTGCCTTGAACTTTGtg GACATGGATACTCATCTTCATATCCGCCTGGAGTTGTCCTTCATTATTTTGACCATGCCTATCACGTTAAGCTTGTAGTCGATTACTTTAAATGGGATAAAGTGGTCTTACTTGGTCATAG catTGGAGCCATCACactttttctgtttgcatCCCTATTTCCCGAAAATGTCAGTAGGATGATCAGCTTGGATTTAGTCAAACCGTTCTCAGTATCTGTGAAAAAACTTCCTGTTATCATGAGAGGCATCATAACACAAATGCAAGGATTTTCAGAAGTTGGACCGCCACTAACAGTACAATATAAAGAGGCGCGTCAAAGCATCGTCGATAATTACAAGGGGTCAGTTGACGAGAAGGCTGCCGACATTCTTTTAGTTCGTAGCTTGAAAAAGAAGGCTGATGCTGAAGATGCTTACGAATTGCCAAACGATTTACGCATACTAGTCCGAACACTCACTCTCTCCGAGGAACAAATCAAAGTGTTGGTTACAAACATCCGTTGCCCTTTACTCATCATTCGAGCTACTAACGGGCTAAAGAATTTTACCGAGGACGTCTTAAAAGAATATCTCAACATTTATAAATCATCCAGCGCTGATTTCCGAATTGTCAATGTAGCCGGAAGTCATCATGTTCACCTTACCCATCCTGAGCGAGTTGCTCCCCATATCCGTGAATTTCTACTACCTCTTACAAGTCTTCGTACTAGCAAACTCTAA
- the LOC130693534 gene encoding serine hydrolase-like protein, giving the protein MKSVKVNHLQYKDLQIPVPWGFLAAKVWGPDDGLPVLALHGWQDNAGSFDTLVHLLPENTCLVCLEFCGHGCSSHYHPGMFLSLYDHIYHVKLVIDFFQWEKITLMGHSMGGQIALFVASIFPDKIHKLISLDAIKLRSSLPDSFTSDMKAVINDFQSIVRKIENVSRKPSVTTYNQAREKLVKNYSGSVEAEHTDILLARSLRKTGEDEYVYTRDLRTVIRPFLFNDFTTEKLKEIAKGIKCPFLLIKAKYSITSVSSERIELHQEFLDIYRNASSDFHFVEVNGTHHVHLTHPEMVAPYICNFLRKNVEQSKDAHQDP; this is encoded by the exons atgaaGTCAGTAAAGGTTAACCACCTTCAGTACAAAGATCTCCAAATACCTGTTCCATGGGGTTTTTTGGCAG CTAAGGTATGGGGACCTGATGATGGTCTACCTGTTTTGGCTCTCCATGGATGGCAGGATAATGCAGGATCCTTTGACACACTAGTTCATCTGCTGCCTGAGAATACATGTTTGGTGTGTCTTGAATTTTGTG GTCATGGCTGTTCCTCGCATTACCATCCTGGAATGTTTTTGTCCCTGTATGACCATATCTATCATGTTAAATTggtgattgatttttttcaatgggAAAAAATTACCCTTATGGGCCACAG TATGGGAGGTCAAATAGCATTGTTCGTTGCCTCCATATTTCCCGACAAAATTCACAAACTAATCAGTTTGGATGCCATTAAACTTCGATCTTCTTTACCAGACAGTTTTACCAGTGATATGAAAGCAGTGATAAACGATTTTCAGAGTAttgttagaaaaattgaaaatgtttcgcGGAAACCTTCCGTCACGACATACAATCAGGCGCGTGAGAAACTGGTAAAAAATTATTCTGGATCTGTTGAAGCTGAACACACCGACATCCTTCTTGCCCGCAGTTTGCGAAAGACGGGCGAAGACGAGTATGTATATACTAGAGACCTGCGCACTGTTATCCGTCCTTTCCTTTTCAACGATTTTACAACCGAAAAGCTCAAAGAAATCGCCAAAGGAATCAAATGTCCTTTCTTGTTAATCAAAGCGAAATATTCGATTACTTCCGTATCTTCGGAACGAATTGAATTACATCAAGAATTCCTCGATATCTATCGCAATGCTAGTTCAGATTTCCATTTTGTTGAGGTTAATGGTACCCATCATGTCCATCTAACTCATCCTGAAATGGTCGCACCATACATTTGCAATTTCCTTCGTAAAAATGTAGAGCAATCAAAAGACGCACACCAAGATCCATAA
- the LOC130693517 gene encoding uncharacterized protein LOC130693517: MSTTCLTSASQQNLNVPVISSASQKGIQQKQQGKAFLTPTLRTSHSPSYVLPHSSRKIQSASVDRNKLQLPSFVFAQQHNRNTSPSSPRNIQDRLIPCRSQTDMQLAQHLLSPMSHRPGGVGENDTEQQDSCRQVTRILNFGNKTTKAKPLSLVTASLAYGTNVHAKSKFKIPTKPDRVMAAPGTFLECGFQSAHWAPSANLVVALETGVYVCKINEDCNVSEIRNNTHDPENPFCHVIWDNSGDAVICGKMSGEIQIYDVRSLFCRNKWYLTAKQTLRSIALEQEHLLTCGTVGHGVRIYDLRQTGGESPEPILSLKSRSSVNCLSWSTNGHLFAGGCESGFTCLWDVRRPSKEMMIFKTQDKNPVQVVNWCSWKPSILFCGSSFPRPSICIQNTATGMLVGDFECASEISGIHFNAQLKQVASSHHSSLQDATESHAMHGKESSVQLWKFNSDKLNPILELGQHEEGIVSMAASVNSSQLVTMGVDELLCLWHWNETAHHSNSHKAGFQTARSQLDSANLIR, encoded by the exons ATGTCCACCACGTGTTTGACTTCCGCCAGCCAACAAAATCTCAACGTACCAGTTATATCTAGTGCCTCTCAAAAAG GCATTCAACAAAAGCAGCAAGGGAAGGCATTTTTAACACCGACATTGCGAACTAGTCATTCACCCTCGTATGTTTTACCCCACTCGAGTCGGAAAATTCAAAGTGCTTCGGTCGACAGAAATAAACTTCAGTTGCCGTCGTTTGTGTTTGCTCAACAGCATAATCGAAATACAAGTCCTTCATCTCCTCGCAACATTCAAGACAG ATTAATTCCATGTCGTTCCCAAACGGATATGCAATTGGCCCAACATCTTTTGTCGCCAATGTCTCATCGTCCTGGCGGTGTAGGTGAAAATGATACTGAGCAACAAGACAGCTGTCGTCAAGTCACGCGAATTCTGAATTTCGGAAATAAAACTACGAAAGCGAAACCACTAAGTCTTGTTACGGCCTCTTTAGCTTATGGCACGAACGTTCATGCCAAATCGAAATTTAAAATCCCCACGAAACCTGATCGAGTTATGGCTGCCCCAGGGACTTTTCTCGAATGTG GTTTCCAAAGCGCACATTGGGCGCCATCGGCAAATTTGGTTGTGGCCTTAGAAACGGGCGTTTACGTATGTAAAATTAACGAGGACTGTAACGTGTCCGAGATTCGCAACAATACCCATGATCCGGAAAACCCATTCTGTCATGTTATCTGGGATAACAGTG GTGACGCGGTCATTTGTGGTAAAATGAGCGGCGAAATTCAAATCTACGATGTTCGCAGTCTCTTTTGTCGAAATAAGTGGTACCTGACGGCTAAACAAACACTTCGATCAATTGCTCTCGAACAAGAACACCTACTCACCTG CGGCACCGTAGGACACGGCGTTCGGATTTATGACCTCCGCCAAACTGGTGGAGAGTCCCCTGAACCCATTTTATCCCTAAAATCGCGTTCGAGTGTCAATTGCCTCTCCTGGTCTACCAACGGCCACCTATTTGCTGGGGGCTGCGAATCTGGATTCACCTGTTTATGGGATGTCCGTCGTCCATCTAAAGAAATGATGATCTTTAAAACGCAGGACAAAAATCCTGTCCAA GTTGTGAATTGGTGTTCTTGGAAACCAAGCATTCTGTTTTGCGGTTCCAGTTTTCCTCGACCTAGCATCTGCATTCAAA ACACGGCCACAGGAATGCTAGTGGGCGACTTTGAATGTGCTTCGGAAATTTCGGGTATCCATTTCAACGCACAGCTGAAACAGGTTGCTTCGTCACACCATTCCAGTCTTCAAGATGCGACGGAGAGCCACGCG atgCACGGAAAAGAAAGCTCAGTTCAGCTGTGGAAATTCAATTCTGATAAACTAAATCCTATACTGGAACTAGGCC AGCATGAAGAAGGTATTGTCAGCATGGCCGCATCCGTCAACAGCAGTCAATTGGTAACAATGGGAGTCGATGAGCTTTTGTGTTTATGGCACTGGAACGAAACCGCCCATCATTCAAACTCGCACAAGGCGGGGTTCCAAACCGCACGTAGTCAATTGGATTCAGCCAACCTTATCCGCTAG